The following proteins are encoded in a genomic region of Hyla sarda isolate aHylSar1 chromosome 3, aHylSar1.hap1, whole genome shotgun sequence:
- the SIX2 gene encoding homeobox protein SIX2: MSMLPTFGFTQEQVACVCEVLQQGGNIERLGRFLWSLPACEHLHKNESVLKAKAVVAFHRGNFRELYKILESHQFSPHNHPKLQQLWLKAHYIEAEKLRGRPLGAVGKYRVRRKFPLPRSIWDGEETSYCFKEKSRSVLREWYAHNPYPSPREKRELAEATGLTTTQVSNWFKNRRQRDRAAEAKERENNENSNSNSHNALSSSMNGGKTVLGSSDDDKTPSGTPDHTSSSPALMLTSNPGLQALHGMGHPQGPSAIPVPGADTMHHHTLQDSILNPMSSNLVDLGS; this comes from the exons ATGTCGATGCTGCCCACTTTTGGCTTCACCCAGGAGCAAGTCGCCTGCGTCTGTGAGGTTCTCCAGCAAGGGGGCAACATAGAAAGGCTGGGGCGCTTCTTGTGGTCCTTGCCAGCCTGTGAGCACCTCCACAAGAATGAGAGTGTCCTGAAGGCCAAGGCTGTGGTGGCATTCCACCGGGGCAACTTCAGGGAGCTGTACAAGATCCTggaaagccatcagttctctcctCACAACCACCCAAAGTTACAACAGTTGTGgctcaaggcgcattacatagaggcggagaagttaAGGGGGCGCCCCTTGGGTGCTGTGGGCAAATACAGGGTGCGCAGAAAGTTTCCTTTACCCAGGTCTATCTGGGACGGGGAAGAAACTAGTTATTGCTTCAAGGAAAAAAGTCGGAGCGTCTTGAGAGAGTGGTATGCACATAACCCCTACCCCTCACCCAGGGAAAAGAGGGAGCTGGCTGAGGCCACTGGACTGACCACCACCCAAGTCAGCAACTGGTTCAAAAACAGGAGGCAGAGGGACCGAGCAGCGGAGGCCAAAGAGAG GGAGAATAACGAAAACTCCAATTCCAACAGTCACAACGCTTTGTCTTCTTCAATGAATGGCGGTAAAACAGTTCTTGGAAGTTCAGACGACGACAAAACGCCATCAGGCACCCCAGACCACACCTCGTCCAGTCCAGCCCTGATGCTCACCTCCAATCCTGGCCTCCAGGCACTTCATGGAATGGGTCACCCTCAGGGCCCCAGCGCCATCCCGGTACCAGGGGCAGATACCATGCACCATCATACTTTGCAAGACTCAATCCTCAACCCAATGTCATCTAACTTGGTGGACCTTGGCTCTTAA